Proteins encoded in a region of the Phoenix dactylifera cultivar Barhee BC4 chromosome 3, palm_55x_up_171113_PBpolish2nd_filt_p, whole genome shotgun sequence genome:
- the LOC103709103 gene encoding protein SLOW WALKER 1 — protein sequence MAADPSKPLFPVESSHHPKPPSRKPQTLTAESKFWRSFKNSELASGLILPVTALEFSPVPPHDLAAASSAAVYLFDGATLSPKPFSPLSSFSDVAYSPSFRCDGALLAAGGESGIVQVFRLDRAGHALRRLRAHARPVRLVRYPRVADKLHIFSGGDDALLSYWDVPSETQVLSFPGAHHDYIRAGSPSPVSSEVIATGSYDHTVKVWDVRVSSNANPVLGFSHGAPVESVLFLPSGGLLATAGGNCVKIWDVIGGGRLVHTVEGHNKTVTAMCLGRMRNNESSGRGGGESRLMSVSIDGYLKIFDFAAYKITHSMRYPAQLLSVGFSPSGLARVVGTSNGTIYMGKKKMKEKEGDIFGAKVVSEFDTFAPGPVKHVLRPNFRYFRRGQNEKPQETDYIVKRAAKVKLAEYDKLLKEFRHKDALVAALNQKNPNSIVAVMEELVARKKLLKSVVNLDTDELRLLLGFLHKYATMPRYARFLMGLAKRVLELRAEDIRSKDELKGYVRNLKRMIAEEIKIQHSLQEIQGMISPLLVIAGR from the coding sequence ATGGCCGCCGACCCCTCGAAGCCCCTCTTCCCCGTGGAATCCTCCCACCATCCCAAACCCCCCTCCCGAAAGCCCCAAACCCTCACCGCCGAATCCAAGTTCTGGCGCTCCTTCAAGAACTCCGAGCTCGCCTCCGGCCTCATCCTCCCCGTCACCGCCCTCGAGTTCTCCCCTGTCCCTCCCCACGACCTCGCCGCCGCTTCCTCCGCCGCCGTCTACCTCTTCGACGGCGCCACCCTGTCGCCCAAGCCGTTTTCCCCCCTGTCCTCCTTCTCCGACGTCGCTTATTCCCCCTCCTTCCGCTGCGACGGAGCCCTCCTCGCCGCCGGCGGTGAGTCCGGCATCGTCCAGGTCTTCCGCCTTGACCGTGCCGGCCAcgccctccgccgcctccgcgCCCACGCCCGCCCCGTCCGCCTCGTCCGCTACCCCCGGGTCGCCGACAAGCTCCACATCTTCTCCGGCGGCGATGACGCCCTCCTCAGCTACTGGGATGTCCCCTCCGAGACTCAAGTCCTCTCCTTTCCCGGCGCCCACCATGACTACATTCGGGCTGGCTCCCCCTCCCCCGTCAGCTCTGAGGTCATTGCCACTGGCTCCTATGACCACACCGTGAAGGTCTGGGACGTCCGGGTCTCTTCGAATGCGAATCCGGTCTTGGGGTTCAGCCATGGGGCACCTGTCGAGAGTGTGCTCTTCTTGCCTTCTGGGGGTCTTCTCGCCACTGCTGGCGGGAATTGTGTCAAGATCTGGGATGTTATTGGTGGCGGGAGGCTGGTCCACACCGTGGAGGGTCACAACAAGACGGTCACAGCCATGTGTCTCGGTAGAATGAGGAACAATGAGAGTAGCGGCCGTGGAGGCGGGGAATCAAGACTCATGAGTGTATCCATTGATGGgtatttgaaaatttttgattttgcggCATATAAGATCACCCACTCGATGAGGTATCCGGCGCAGCTCTTGTCAGTGGGATTCTCTCCGTCTGGGTTGGCTCGGGTTGTCGGGACTTCGAATGGTACCATCTAtatggggaagaagaagatgaaggagaaggagggggACATTTTTGGAGCTAAAGTTGTTAGTGAGTTCGATACTTTTGCTCCAGGGCCCGTGAAGCATGTTCTGAGGCCAAACTTTAGGTACTTCCGTCGAGGCCAAAATGAGAAACCACAGGAGACTGATTACATCGTGAAGAGAGCAGCAAAGGTGAAGCTGGCTGAGTATGACAAGCTATTGAAGGAATTTAGGCACAAGGATGCACTTGTTGCTGCGCTAAATCAGAAGAATCCGAATAGCATTGTGGCTGTAATGGAGGAGCTGGTGGCAAGGAAGAAGCTGCTCAAGTCTGTGGTGAATTTGGATACAGATGAGCTTAGGTTGCTTCTGGGCTTCCTGCACAAGTATGCTACCATGCCAAGGTATGCTAGGTTTTTGATGGGCCTGGCAAAGAGGGTTCTCGAGTTGCGTGCTGAGGATATTCGATCAAAGGATGAGTTGAAAGGTTATGTTAGGAATCTTAAGCGCATGATAGCAGAGGAGATCAAGATACAGCATTCTTTGCAAGAGATACAAGGGATGATTTCGCCTTTGCTCGTGATTGCTGGAAGATGA
- the LOC103709124 gene encoding uncharacterized protein LOC103709124 has product MLLCVHPTISSYPAATSKTFLSSHLHQRRNPIPARRFPIPRCPKLSKYPNLITRTPFSSFSSNPCRRLPSCRAQSEPLSLFPVAISDEHDAISPCLDLEDAGKTESGEGKNKNKSFWGAVGLIIGTAVGPGMLGLPSATIRSGPVPSTIAIILSWVYVISSILLVAEFSFAAMEEDRVEEVSFTALATKTMGPTFGSFVAVIYACLSFSLLIACVSGIGSLVVQQFPLIDPIVAHALFPCFVGIAIGFFPFKAIDVANRLLCSLMLFSITALVAIGVSVGRSNLLGSLAYACWKAEAILPAIPVTVLTLGFHVITPFVCKIVGDSVYDARKAILIGGAVPLAMVLSWNAVVLGLAGAGNVAFDDPIKLLLSVNSSALPAVQGFAFAALATSLIGYAVSFPKQLVDTVKLIAERFHRKPMECSQVAAFPNGNQKFGSSHEGSQVGLAVNSKEKARIFGPASCAGGESQMFSDGVNRKEAMGILCESPTRGGYSSGSTNGSVPLDASSSMSNVLVTWLVLIIPIFIASFFPAAFSKALDFAGVYANCFLFGVLPPAMAWIHRSRKRYRLPESKEDLLPGGNVALMLLFTIAVILGFWH; this is encoded by the exons ATGCTTCTCTGCGTTCATCCCACGATCTCCTCCTACCCTGCTGCTACTTCTAAAACGTTCCTCTCATCTCATCTTCATCAAAGAAGAAACCCTATACCAGCTCGGAGATTCCCCATCCCTCGATGCCCCAAACTCTCCAAATACCCCAACCTCATCACCCGAAcacccttctcttctttctcctccaaCCCTTGTCGCCGTCTTCCAAGTTGCAGAGCCCAGAGCGAGCCCCTCTCGCTCTTCCCAGTCGCCATCTCAGATGAACACGACGCCATTAGCCCGTGCCTGGACCTCGAGGATGCGGGAAAGACTGAATCTGGGGAGGGGAAAAATAAGAACAAGAGCTTCTGGGGTGCTGTCGGTCTGATCATAGGTACTGCTGTTGGGCCTGGAATGCTCGGCCTTCCCTCGGCCACCATTCGATCGGGGCCTGTTCCTTCCACCATCGCTATCATCCTCTCATGGGTCTACGTGATCTCCTCGATTCTCCTGGTTGCGGAGTTCAGCTTCGCTGCCATGGAAGAGGATCGGGTGGAGGAGGTGAGCTTCACAGCTCTGGCAACCAAAACCATGGGGCCGACTTTTGGATCTTTTGTCGCCGTCATCTATGCCTGCCTTAGCTTCTCTCTTCTGATTGCATGCGTCTCCGGCATCGGTTCTCTTGTCGTTCAGCAGTTTCCTTTGATTGATCCCATCGTTGCTCATGCTCTGTTCCCTTGTTTCGTcgggattgcaattggattcttCCCTTTTAAGGCCATCGATGTCGCTAATCGGTTGCTCTGCTCTCTCATGCTCTTTTCGATCACAGCTCTCGTGGCGATCGGTGTTTCGGTTGGAAGAAGCAACTTGTTGGGTTCTCTTGCATATGCTTGTTGGAAGGCTGAGGCAATCTTGCCTGCAATTCCCGTGACTGTGCTTACTCTAGGCTTCCATGTTATCACCCCCTTTGTGTGCAAGATTGTGGGTGATTCAGTGTACGATGCGCGAAAGGCAATCCTTATCGGAGGTGCTGTTCCATTGGCAATGGTTCTTTCATGGAATGCTGTTGTCTTGGGGCTAGCAGGGGCTGGTAATGTGGCCTTTGATGATCCTATTAAGCTGTTGCTCTCTGTGAACTCCTCTGCTTTGCCTGCTGTTCAAGGTTTTGCATTTGCTGCACTGGCCACCAGTTTGATTGGTTATGCTGTCAGCTTCCCAAAACAACTAGTGGATACAGTAAAGTTGATTGCAGAGAGGTTTCATAGGAAACCGATGGAATGCTCTCAAGTAGCAGCTTTTCCAAATGGAAACCAGAAATTTGGGAGTTCTCATGAGGGCAGCCAAGTTGGACTTGCTGTCAACTCAAAGGAAAAGGCTAGGATTTTTGGACCAGCTTCTTGTGCTGGAGGGGAGTCTCAGATGTTCTCCGATGGAGTGAATCGAAAGGAGGCCATGGGAATTCTTTGTGAAAGCCCTACTAGAGGAGGTTATAGCAGTGGGAGCACAAATGGATCGGTCCCTTTGGATGCTAGTTCTAGCATGAGTAATGTCCTTGTGACGTGGCTCGTACTCATCATTCCCATCTTCATAGCTTCTTTCTTCCCTGCAGCTTTCTCCAAAGCTCTAGATTTTGCTGGAGTATATGCAAACTGCTTTCTTTTTGGAGTCCTACCCCCAGCAATGGCTTGGATTCATCGATCCAGGAAGAGATACAG ATTGCCTGAGTCCAAGGAAGATTTACTGCCTGGTGGAAATGTGGCTCTTATGTTATTATTTACCATTGCTGTCATACTAGGATTCTGGCATTAG
- the LOC103709104 gene encoding pentatricopeptide repeat-containing protein At1g09220, mitochondrial — translation MLPFNSSLPLLIPPQMLSSQSHHLIPPLSPHPTHEHALLSLLLKHQTKRHPSIQEAIHVYQQMQGICRSPFPTDTFTFAFLLKACANLSHANAGIQFHGPVIKKGFEFNVYTHTSLLNMYAACGCLAEARRAFDEMPERNSVAWNAMITGYANWGELGLARSLFQQMPFRNVISWTGLMDGYARAHRPEEALACFGRMMAEGINPTEITVLAVVPAISNFGALDMGESLHGYCEKSGICALDIRVENSLIDMYAKCGSIESSSKAFQEMHGRRNLVSWTSIISGFAMHGMAKEAVRQFEEMGRAEVKPNRVTFLSILNACSHGGLVEEGIRFFTSMVYEHGIEPEIKHYGCMIDMLGRAGRLAEAEEMIVGMPMQVNVIVWRTLLGCCSKHGDVEMGERVMRRILELEKGYGGDYVVLSNMLAEVGRFDDAERVRRLVDERNVKKVAGLSLVGGKQ, via the exons ATGCTCCCATTTAACTCCTCCCTCCCCCTTTTGATCCCACCCCAAATGCTATCAAGCCAGAGTCATCATCTCATCCCACCCCTCTCGCCACACCCAACCCATGAGCACgccctcctttctcttctcctcaaACACCAAACCAAGAGGCACCCGTCAATCCAG GAAGCCATCCATGTCTACCAGCAGATGCAAGGGATTTGCCGCTCTCCCTTCCCCACGGACACCTTCACCTTTGCCTTCCTCCTTAAGGCCTGTGCTAACTTGTCGCATGCCAATGCTGGTATCCAATTCCATGGACCTGTCATCAAGAAAGGCTTCGAGTTTAACGTCTACACGCATACTTCTCTGCTCAATATGTATGCTGCTTGTGGTTGTTTGGCGGAAGCTAGGAGAGCTTTCGATGAAATGCCCGAGAGAAACTCGGTCGCTTGGAATGCCATGATCACGGGTTACGCGAATTGGGGTGAGCTCGGCCTTGCAAGGTCGCTCTTTCAGCAGATGCCTTTTCGCAATGTGATCTCTTGGACTGGTTTGATGGACGGTTATGCACGAGCTCATCGACCCGAGGAAGCTTTGGCTTGTTTTGGTCGGATGATGGCTGAAGGTATAAATCCGACGGAAATCACAGTTCTTGCCGTCGTTCCAGCCATCTCCAATTTTGGGGCGCTCGATATGGGTGAATCCTTGCATGGTTACTGTGAAAAGAGTGGCATTTGTGCACTGGATATTCGGGTTGAGAATTCTCTCATTGATATGTATGCAAAGTGTGGCTCGATAGAGAGCTCGTCCAAAGCCTTCCAGGAGATGCACGGTCGAAGGAATTTGGTGTCGTGGACTTCGATAATTTCAGGGTTTGCGATGCATGGGATGGCAAAGGAGGCGGTTCGACAGTTTGAGGAAATGGGGAGAGCAGAGGTTAAGCCAAACAGGGTGACATTTTTGAGCATCTTGAATGCTTGCAGCCATGGAGGACTGGTGGAAgagggaataagatttttcacaAGCATGGTGTACGAACATGGCATCGAGCCGGAGATCAAGCACTATGGCTGCATGATCGACATGTTGGGGAGGGCAGGGAGGTTAGCTGAGGCTGAGGAGATGATAGTGGGGATGCCCATGCAGGTGAATGTGATTGTGTGGAGGACCCTCTTGGGTTGCTGCAGCAAGCATGGGGATGTGGAGATGGGTGAGAGGGTGATGAGGAGGATACTGGAGTTGGAGAAGGGCTATGGAGGGGACTATGTGGTCTTGTCTAATATGCTCGCTGAGGTTGGTAGGTTTGATGATGCTGAGAGGGTAAGAAGGCTTGTAGATGAGAGGAATGTTAAAAAGGTTGCTGGGCTTAGCTTGGTTGGTGGGAAACAGTAA